A stretch of DNA from Ranitomeya variabilis isolate aRanVar5 chromosome 1, aRanVar5.hap1, whole genome shotgun sequence:
actgacactcggggtgcaggatatttgGGGTGCAGGACACTGACACTCGAGGTGCAGGATATTTGGGGTGCAGGACACTGACACTCGAGGTGCAGGATATTTGGGGTGCAGGACACTGACACTCACAGGTGCAGGATATTTGGGGTgcaggacactgacactcggggtgcaggatatttgGGGCTCAGGAcacacactcggggtgcaggacactcggggtgcaggatatttggggtgcaggacactcgaggtgcaggatatttggggtgcaggacactgacactcggggtgcaggatatttgGGGTGCAGGACACAGGGTGCAGGGTATTTGGGGTgcaggacactgacactcggggtgcaggatatttgGGGCTCAGGACACACACTCAGGGTGCAGGATATTTGGGGCTCAGGACACTGACACTCGAGGTGCAGGATATTTGGGGTGCAGGACACTGACACTCGAGGTGCAGGATATTTGGGGCTCAGGACACTGACACTCGAGGTGCAGGATATTTGGGGTGCAGGACACTGACACTCGAGGTGCAGGATATTTGGGGTGCaggacactgacactgagggtgcAGGATATTTGGGGCTCAGTacactgacactgcgggtgcaggatatttggggctcaggacactgacactcgaggtgcaggatatttggggtgcaggacactcgaggtgcaggatatttggggtgcaggacactcggggtgcaggatatttggggtgcaggacactcgaggtgcaggatatttggggtgcaggacactcgaggtgcaggatatttggggtgcaggacactcgggtgcaggatatttggggtgcaggacactgacactgcgggtgcaggaTATTTGGGGCTCAGTacactgacactgcgggtgcaggaTATTTGGGGCTCAGGACACTGACACTCGAGGTGCAGGATATTTGGGGTGCAGGACACCGATACTCGAGGTGCAGGATATTTGGGGTGCAGGACACTCAGGGTGCAGGATATTTGGGGCTcaggacactcggggtgcaggatatttggggctcaggacactcggggtgcaggatatttggggtgcaggacactcgaggtgcaggatatttggggtgcaggacactcgaggtgcaggatatttggggtgcaggacactcgaggtgcaggatatttggggtgcaggacactcgaggtgcaggatatttggggtgcaggacactcgggtgcaggatatttggggtgcaggacactgacactcggggtgcaggatatttggggctcaggacactgacactcggggtgcaggatatttgGGGTGCAGGACACTCGGTGCAGGGTATTTGGGGTgcaggacactgacactcggggtgcaggatatttggggctcaggacactgacactcggggtgcaggatgtttggggtgcaggacactcggggtgcaggatatttgGGGTGCAGGACACTGACACGTCGGGGTGCAGGACAcatactcggggtgcaggatatttgGTGCTCAGGATACTGACACTCGAAGTGCAGGATATTTGGGGTGCAGGACACACACTTAAGGTGAAGAACGTTTGGGGCACGGGACACTGACACACTTGGGGGGGGGCAGAATATTTGGGGGACGGGACACTGACATTCGAGGGGCAGAATTTTTGGGACGCAGGACACTGATTCTTGGGTTGAAAAATAATATTCAGGGCAGCACATACTTGCGGTGACGGGATTTCATGGTCAGTGCTGCCCCCGGTGGTACTGTGATAGTGGTGTCCGTGCTCAGTGACCACACGGAGACATTTCTGGGATGAATGAGACGTTTACTTTCTGTCACCCTGATAGCTGACATCTCAGAGTTTCATAGAGAAACTCTTTGTACCAAAAATATAGTTAGTAGATGACAGATGGGCGCCAGCttcatgtgggggggggggcacagagatGGACACGGCCGCACATACCTCAGGAATGAGGTATCGGCCCTCGCAGTATGTACCAGTACCCCCAGTATGCACCAGTCCTTGAGTCATCCTCTTCTTTCCTGATCGTGGGAGAGCTGGGAGACAGTCAGCATGCCAATTTTGGGGCTCATCCAGCTTTTCCACACTCCTGTAAAAGGCAAAGCAGCCAGCAGTATTCCCTGGTGCAGCCATACTGGTTGCTATTCCGGGCTTTGGGAAAGCTGGGTGTGAGCGATAatggcagccatattggttgtaAAGGTGCAGTTTCTCTATTTTGGCTCCAATCCTAGTAAACAGTAAAGCTATCTCCGAGTtggctgggacttatagttccacaggGGAGGTACGATCAGTCCTGACCTGAAGGCTACACGCACCCACGTGGTCCCACAAAAAGTCCACATTACAGTCTCCAAATCCAGTGTGACTGAGTCTTTATTGCTTCTATCAAATGGAGAGCAGCGACCACTCCCATTGGTTTATTGACCTGTCAGATGACGTTACAGCCCTGCCCCCGAGGAGCTTCTCACTTCTTTAGGCTGGAGTCCTCAAGCTCGTAGAACAGGACGTACGCCTCGCTGGACTGCACCTGACCCTCGCTGATGGGACTGACCCTGCGGAAGAGAAGGAGACATTACTCCTGCGGTCTGATGGGCGGCTAAAGATGGAAGAGAAGGAGGCAGGACTGACCGGGAGTCATTATAGAGGAACCATCCGGACTGGTCCTTACAGTAAGCCGTGTAGTGTCCATAATGCACGCTGCCCGAGTGATTGCACAGAGCATAAAGGTTGTACACAGGACTTCCTGCAAAATAATGTAAAGTCAGCACTGCAACAGCAATAGAGTGCAAGCTCCACTGGCACAGGGTCAATATTCCAGGTGCTGCGTTCTTCTGCAATGCCAGTACACAGGGTAATCCCCTCCGCCACACCAGAGCACCAGGTGATTCCCCCTCCACCACAGCAGGCGATTCCTCCTCCGCTACACCAGGTGATTCCCCCTCCATCACACCAGAGCACCAGGTGATTCCCACTCCGCCACACCAGAGCACCGGGTGATTCCCCCCCTGTCACACCAGAGCACCGGGCGATTCCCCCTCCGATACACCAGAATATTGGGCGATTCCCCCTCAGCCAAACCAGAGCATTGTGCAATTCCCACTCCGTCACACCAGAGCACCGGGTGATTTCCCCCTCCGTCACACCAGGGTTCCTGGTGATTACCCCTCCGTCACACCAGAGCACCGGGCGGATTCCCCCCTCCGCCAAAGCAGAGCATTGTGCAATtcccattccatcacaccagagttCCGGGTGATTACCCCTCCGTCACACCAGAGCAGCGGGCGATTCCTCCTCCGCCAAACCAGAGCATTGGGCGATTCTACCACTCCGTCACACCAAAGCACCGGGTGATTCCCCCTCTGTCACACCAGAGTACCGGGTGATTCCCCCTCCGTCACACCAGAGCACAGGGTGATTCCCCCTCCGTCACACCAGAGCAGAGGGTGATTACCCCTCCGTCACACCAGAGCATTGGGCAATTCCCCCTCCGTCACACCAGAGGACCAGGTGATTTCCCCACCGTCACACCAGAGCCGTGGGTAGGAGGACATTAACCCCTGTATTACCATGGAGCCGGACAGACTAGCCCAATGGTATGGTCATACACGTGTGCAGCTCCTTACTCGTCTCAGATTCGCACGGCTGCAGGTGACTTTCTTCAGTAATCTGCGTGGTTCGGGAACTTCACTTATTAATCCTAATCTGGACATGAGACCTGACACTAAGACTGCGGATCCTGACGTGGAGGAATGAGCGGGGTATCCCACAAGTGAGAGTCCAGATCCCGCCCCTCCCCCGTACCAGCTTTCTCGCTGGCGAATTCCTTGAGATTGAGTCTGTTCAGTGGGAAATCCACAAACACCGAGCACTTCTTGATGGAAAACCGCGTGGTGGAGAATCTGTTCAGATCTGGGGGTAAAAGGTTAAGGGAAAGAAACATGGCGGCAGAGATGGACAGGCTGGTGCCCATCAGTAGGTGGCGCACTATATAAGCAGAGGCGATCAGAGCCCTCTACTGCACGTGTGCAGGATACGTAGGACGAGGACCCGGGGGAAGCGCTGGATGCTCAGCTTCTTTGTGCTTTTTGTCCTTTGCCGGCAGCGGTCGCAGACCTGTCAGAGACCATTATATGATTACTATGTGACAGCACCGGCCCCATTATGTGTACGCAGCATCCGCACCATTACCGGGGCGTTCTCTGAATTCAGCTCCTCCTCCTTGGTGAAGAGCGTGAGGCAGTCCAGGAGGGAGACCTTCCCCCCGCTAAGGCCTTTCTGCGGAGAGAAGACGGGAACAAAGAGTTAACACCACGCTGATCATAGCACAGAGGTAGCAGAGCTGAGACACCGGTCCTGTGTAACACCattgatgtcacctgcagtcctatgtaacagcacaGACATTGCCAGAAGTCCTATCTTGGACAgtagagctgcagctccaggacataGGACAGCCTCCGGGGGGcgttatagagcacagcccactgtCAGGAAGTTGTAAGAGCCCCACCTGGCACTGACCCACTCTGTAAGGGGTGGGCTTGCTCTTAAAAGTCTCGCTCACCTTGGGGATGGGAAGGGACAGGTCACAGAACACCTCGAAGGTTGGCGAGCGGTAGCCACAGGACTGGCACTTCAGGCAGCTCTTCAGCTGACCCACAAAGAGATCTACAGAGGAAACAGCTACAGTCAATGAGTCACAggggcatgctgggacttgtagtccagaTACAGCATCAGTGCAACCCGAGAGGAGATCCAAGAGAATAGCTGTAAACATCACTCCACTCACCTCCACAGCTGCAACCACAACCGTTAAACTACTGAAAGTCATTATGCACCTTTGGCTGTGAATGCAGTGCAAAACAAGCTGTAACCTGACAACAAGTTAGGTATGCTGCTCCTCCTGACAAACTGATCAGTGACTTACCGACCACCTTACTGTCCTCGCGCTCCAGGTATTTCTTCCACATCTGATTAGCTCTTTCATCATCACTAAGAAAAAAGGAAGCTACAAGTCAGAGACCGCCTCGCAGTAACCGAAAACAGAGACTGCCCCATCCCCGCAGCATCCAAAAACACAGAGACTGTCtcacagtaccccaaaacacagactGCCCTGCCCCTGCAGTACACAAAAATAGAGACTGCCCATCtctgcagtaccccaaaacacagactGCCCTGCCCCTGCAGTACACAAAAATAGAGACTGCCCATCtctgcagtaccccaaaacacagactGCCCTGCCCCTGCAGTACACAAAAATAGAGACTGCCCATCtctgcagtaccccaaaacacagacaCTGCCTCACGGTACCCCAAAACAAAAACTTCCCCACAGTACCCTAAAACAGAAACTGACCGGCCCCTGCAGTACCCCAAGACACAGAGACGCGCCCCCATAGTACCCAAAAACAGAGACTGCCCTGCCCCTGCAGTACCCCAAACCACAGAGACTGCCCTGGCACTGCAGTACCTCAAAACACAGGCTGCCAGCCCCCATAGTACCCAAAAACAGACTGTCCCGCCCTGCAATACCCAACACCACAGAGACTGCCCTTCCCCTGAAGTGCCCCAAAACCGACACTGTCCCACTCCTGAAATTCCCCAAAACACAGAGGCTGCCCAGCCCCAGAGGTGCCACAAAACAAAGAGGCGCCCCCGAAGTACCCCAAAATAGAGACGGTCCCGCTCCTGCAGTAACAAAACACAGAGACTGCCCGCCCCCAGCACCCAAAAATCGAGACTGCCCTGCCCACGCAGTACAACAAAAAACGGAGAGGCTGCCCCGCTCCTGCAGTACCCAAAAATAGAGACTGCCCCGCTCCCATATTACCCCAAAATAGACACTGCCCCGCTCCCGTATTACCCCAAAATAGAGACTGTCCCGCTCTGTAGTACACCAAAACGCAGAGATTGCCCTGCTCCAGTAGTACCCAAAAACACAGACGCCCCTGCAGTACCCTCAAAATACAGATTGCCCCGCCcctgcagtaccccaaaacacagagaCTGCCTGCTCCTGCAGTACTCCAAAACAGACTGCCCTGCCCCTGCAGTACCTCAAAACCCCCGTAGTAGGCCAAAACAGACTGCCCCTCTGCAATACCCAAAAACAGACTGCCCTGCCCCTGAAGAGCCCCAAAACAGAGACTGTCCCGTCCCCGTAGTACCCCAAAACACCCTGCCCCAGCAGTACCACAAATCAGATGCCCCCACAGTACCCCAAACCACAGAGACTGCCACACCCCCGCAGTACCCCAAAACAAAGAGACAGCCCTGCCCCCTGCAGTACCCCAAAACAGAGACTTCCACGCCCCGTACTGTACCTTGAAACAGACTGCCCTGTCCCGCGCAGCTCCCCAAAACAGACTGCCCCGCCCTAGCAGTACCTCAAAACACAGAAACTGCCACACCCCGTGCAGTACCCCGAAGCAGACTGCCCCGTCCCGACAGCACCCCAAAACAGACAACTACCCCCCGCAGTACCCCAAGACACAGAGACTGCCCCAACCCTTGCAGTACTCCAAAACACATAGACTGCCATGCCCCCTGCAGTACCCCGAAACATAATGCACTGGCCCTGGACTAGATTGAAATAGACGCTCTGCTCATGCACGATTACCAACCACAAAGACAGCCATGCCCCGACACTACACCAAAACACAGAGACTGCTCCACACAGACCCACCCTATGGACCCCTGAAATACAGAGATCCTCCCTTACCTGAGAAAGTCGTCAGGCTCCACAGACATGGGACGCTTAACATCAGAGAGGATGCTGGGAGTTCTCCTGCACTTCTTGTTGATTTCTGTGTGAATTCTGTCCATGAAgaacttcagaaattcctgggcatcCTGCTGACTGAGGAGACATGACCGGTAACATCACcgcgatcagaggtgacatcactgatcaGTGGCAACatcacctgagaattacatcatggGATGCCACTCTTACCTGTACCCTGTGAAGGACGGGACGTATTTCTGAAATATGGCTCGTAGTCGTGCTGGGTTTGCGGCATCTGGGGCCTCGGTGCTCCATAATGATGCGATGACATCAGCGAAGGCTGAAAGCAAAAGTGAATGGTGACATCAGCGCCACGTGGGGGTGGTGTTATCAAGGCTGTGGACTtggtaatgacctactaacagctaaatctaatggtcactactccatgctaattctcttggatctctccgcagcattcgacactgtggatcatcagctcctcctcactatgctccgctccattggcatcaaggacaccattctgtcttggttctcctcctatctctctgaccgatccttcactgtatgttttgctggttcctcctcctctcaccttccccttactgttggggttcctcaaggatcagtcctaggccccctcctcttctctttgtatactgcccctattggacaaaccatcagtagatttggtttccagttccatctctatgctgacgacatccaattatacacctcttctcctgttatcacgccaacctttttagaaaacaccagtgattgtcttaccgctgtctctaacatcatgtcctccctctatctgaaactgaacctgtcaaaaactgaactcctcatgttctctccctctactaacctacctttgcctgacattgccatctccgtgtgtgattccaccattactccaaagcaacatgcccgctgccttggggtcatccttgattccgagctttcattcaccccccacatccgatcactggctcgctcttcttatctgcatctcaaaaacatttctagaattcgcccttttcttactttcgactctgcaaaaactcttactgtctcacttattcattctcgtctggactattgtaactctctactaatcggcctccctcttaccaaactctccccgctccaatctgtcctgaatgctgcagccaggatcatattcctcaccaaccgttacaccgatgcatctaccttgtgccagtcattacactggctacccatccactccagaatccagtacaaaactactaccctcatccacaaagcactccatggctcagcaccaccctacatctcctccctggtctcagtctaccaccctacccgtgccctccgctccgctaatgacctcaggttaccatcctcaataatcagaacctcccactcccgtctccaagattttacacgtgctgcgccgattctttggaatgcactacctaggttaatacgattaatccccaatccccacagttttaagcgtaccctaaaaactcatttgttcagattggcctaccgcctcaacgcattaacctaactatccctgtgtggcctattaaaaaacaaacaaacaaacaaacaaaaaaaaaaacaatcaggttcctcgcatcatgttctcatacactttatgcagttaatagcactctatgaCTGTACTGCTACAcatttaggcagttaactggttcatgcagctttacatgaacacccgagccttacactatggctggtccaaataactaaagcaattgttaccatccacctctcgtgtctccccttttcctcatagtttgtaagcttgcgagcagggacctcattcctcctggtatctgttttgaactgtgatttctgttatgctgttatgtctattgtctgtacaagtcccctctataatttgtaaagcgctgcggaatatgttggcgctatataaataaaaattattattattatgtacataaagtgcagcagagattcatctcatctacgactccacagcactggtcactactgagcatgtacataaagtgcagcacagattcatctcatctacgactccacagcactggtcactactgagcatgtacataaagtgcagcacagattcatctcatctacgactacacagcactggtcactactgagcatgtacataaagtgcagcacagattcatctcatctacgactccacagcattggtcactactgagcatgtacatgaagtgcagcacagattcatctcatctacgactacacagcactggtcactactgagcatgtacatgaagtgcagcagAATCATATaatctacgaccccacagcacggcCTCACTAATGAGCATGtagataaagtgcagcacagattcatctcatctacgactctacagcactggtcactactgagcatgtacataaagtgcagaagagtcatctcacctccgaccccacagcacggccccactactgagcatgtacgtaaagtACAGAAGATTCATCTTATCtaggactccacagcactggtcactactcacCATgtgcataaactgcagcacagattcatctcatctacaaccccacagcactggtcactactgagcatgtacataatgtgcagcacagattcatctcatctacgaccccacagcctggtcactactgagcatgtacataaagtgcagcacagattcatctcagctaaaagccgagatccttagatcaggaacagaacagacatttataggacatttcagaacacCGACtacccagcactggtcactactgagcatgtacataaagtgcagcacagattcatctcacctaaaagccgagatccttagatcagaaacagaacagacactgataggacatttcataactttcccaaattcttatgagaacatttacagcacatcctgcattgtattaCTGcatccaatgtattatatattttaggggtCTGTCGGTTTTATACCGACTTCCCCAAAACAAAAaagacaccgactccacagccctgcgtaTTGTAGCGCTGGGGGAGGGGCTGTGCACGAATGTCGTACCCTCGGTGAGTTCCTGCGACGTCCTGCTGCTTACTGGCTGCTCGTGGCGGTACTCCTGGCGGAGGACGTAGTCTCGGAGCGGTCGCGTGCTGCTGAGACACTGGAGGACGGCGTTCAGGAAACACTGTGGGAAACAGACACGTCAGCTCAGATACAGATGGGTGTATCCAACAGTCAATTAAACGGAAAGTATCAGGAGACTGTAATACAATAAACTACTAGAGCCCCTTGGAGTCAGGACCCCCCTACAGTGAGCTGTCAGTCAATCAGCAGCTCAGATACAGTCTAGATCAGAGTAGTGTAACATCCTGCATGTGGCAATAAGGTGGGTGCAGAGCAGCAGAGACATGCTAGGATTTGTAGTCTCACACTACACACAAACTGCTCACTCACCGTATTGCCTAGATTTCGCAGTCCGACGTGTCCGGAGCCGAGCACGGGAGTCGgctgaggagagaagaggcagcggggtcagtataGGCATGACTTACAATTACGGCATGGCAGGCAGCGCCGCTGATACCTCGCTGGTCATCAGTAAGAGACCCAACATGGCCGTATGGACCACAGACTCGGAGATGTCCACCTGCTTCCGATCAGCCAAGATGTGCTGCAGCTTCTGCGGGAGCTCCACCAGCCCCTGTCCCTGCAGCCCGGG
This window harbors:
- the USP21 gene encoding ubiquitin carboxyl-terminal hydrolase 21 isoform X2; protein product: MRAPLSTRSAMPPAAESRFARSRHPAAVSSQSAVPGRAITSLRTVSQERCSPCSTLLPNGSTAPKLRPLPPPPVREERNKPERGRSNQRAETVSKKGPLKANHLIKVTAAAPAATKPPTPSPHLAIGGLSRSKSVSQTDLREKTESDGSKGPARERSASTSRKPPLDSAVLRRSSSLQRVKALPSRERQCITPKRPPNDSQTPDVKSQEKPPPSPPTPVLGSGHVGLRNLGNTCFLNAVLQCLSSTRPLRDYVLRQEYRHEQPVSSRTSQELTEAFADVIASLWSTEAPDAANPARLRAIFQKYVPSFTGYSQQDAQEFLKFFMDRIHTEINKKCRRTPSILSDVKRPMSVEPDDFLSDDERANQMWKKYLEREDSKVVDLFVGQLKSCLKCQSCGYRSPTFEVFCDLSLPIPKKGLSGGKVSLLDCLTLFTKEEELNSENAPVCDRCRQRTKSTKKLSIQRFPRVLVLHLNRFSTTRFSIKKCSVFVDFPLNRLNLKEFASEKAGSPVYNLYALCNHSGSVHYGHYTAYCKDQSGWFLYNDSRVSPISEGQVQSSEAYVLFYELEDSSLKK
- the USP21 gene encoding ubiquitin carboxyl-terminal hydrolase 21 isoform X1, which gives rise to MRAPLSTRSAMPPAAESRFARSRHPAAVSSQSAVPGRAITSLRTVSQERCSPCSTLLPNGSTAPKLRPLPPPPVREERNKPERGRSNQRAETVSKKGPLKANHLIKVTAAAPAATKPPTPSPHLAIGGLSRSKSVSQTDLREKTESDGSKGPARERSASTSRKPPLDSAVLRRSSSLQRVKALPSRERQCITPKRPPNDSQTPDVKSQEKPPPSPPTPVLGSGHVGLRNLGNTCFLNAVLQCLSSTRPLRDYVLRQEYRHEQPVSSRTSQELTEAFADVIASLWSTEAPDAANPARLRAIFQKYVPSFTGYSQQDAQEFLKFFMDRIHTEINKKCRRTPSILSDVKRPMSVEPDDFLSDDERANQMWKKYLEREDSKVVDLFVGQLKSCLKCQSCGYRSPTFEVFCDLSLPIPKKGLSGGKVSLLDCLTLFTKEEELNSENAPVMVCDRCRQRTKSTKKLSIQRFPRVLVLHLNRFSTTRFSIKKCSVFVDFPLNRLNLKEFASEKAGSPVYNLYALCNHSGSVHYGHYTAYCKDQSGWFLYNDSRVSPISEGQVQSSEAYVLFYELEDSSLKK